A region of Pseudomonas putida DNA encodes the following proteins:
- a CDS encoding peptidoglycan D,D-transpeptidase FtsI family protein → MKLEGALYPWRFRVVIGLLALMVGAICWRIIDLQVVDRDFLKGQGDARSLRHIPIPAHRGLITDRNGEPLAVSTPVTTLWANPKEMQVAKDRWPQLAAALGQNAQQLTERLTQQANKEFIYLVRGLTPEQGQQVLDLKVPGVYGLEEFRRFYPAGDVTAHMVGFTDLDDHGREGVELAYDEWLAGVPGKRQVIKDRRGRLIKDIQVTKNAKAGKTLALSIDLRLQYLATRELRNAIAEQEAKAGSLVIMDVKTGEVLAMVNQPTYNPNNRRSMFPAAMRNRAIIDVFEPGSTVKPITMSAALQSGRWKITDKVEVYPGTLQIGRYTIRDVSRSEGPILDLTGILINSSNVGMSKIAFDIGGEAIYRVMSQVGLGQYTGLGFPGERVGNLPNHREWRKAETATLSYGYGVSVTALQLVHAYAALANDGKMVPLSILKVDKAPEAVQAIPKETAETVQGMLQQVIEAPRGVFRAQVPFYHVGGKSGTARKATVGSKGYTENAYRSLFAGFGPMSDPRYAIVVVIDEPSKGGYFGGLVSAPVFSKVMSGTLRLMNVPPDNLPPPAAAQPQVTTAAAKGGRG, encoded by the coding sequence ATGAAGCTCGAAGGCGCACTCTACCCCTGGCGCTTCCGGGTAGTCATCGGCTTGCTCGCACTGATGGTGGGTGCCATCTGCTGGCGCATCATCGACTTGCAGGTGGTCGATCGCGACTTCCTCAAAGGTCAGGGTGATGCCCGCAGCCTGCGGCATATTCCCATTCCTGCGCACCGTGGTCTGATCACCGACCGCAATGGCGAACCCCTTGCTGTCAGTACGCCGGTCACCACCCTGTGGGCCAACCCCAAGGAGATGCAGGTCGCCAAGGACCGCTGGCCGCAATTGGCCGCAGCGCTCGGGCAAAACGCCCAGCAACTGACTGAGCGCCTGACTCAGCAGGCCAACAAGGAGTTCATCTACCTGGTCCGTGGGTTGACCCCGGAGCAGGGCCAGCAGGTGCTCGACCTGAAAGTGCCGGGTGTCTATGGCCTGGAAGAGTTCCGCCGCTTCTATCCCGCCGGTGATGTTACTGCGCACATGGTCGGTTTCACCGACCTCGATGACCACGGGCGTGAAGGGGTAGAGCTTGCCTACGACGAATGGCTGGCCGGTGTGCCCGGCAAGCGACAGGTGATCAAGGACCGGCGTGGCCGGCTGATCAAGGACATTCAGGTAACCAAAAACGCCAAGGCCGGCAAGACCTTGGCGTTGTCGATAGACTTGCGCCTGCAATACCTGGCCACCCGTGAGCTGCGCAACGCCATCGCGGAACAGGAAGCCAAGGCCGGCAGCCTGGTGATCATGGACGTCAAGACCGGTGAAGTCCTGGCCATGGTCAACCAGCCGACCTACAACCCGAACAACCGCCGCAGCATGTTCCCCGCCGCGATGCGCAACCGGGCGATCATCGACGTGTTCGAGCCCGGTTCGACCGTGAAACCGATTACCATGAGTGCGGCGCTGCAGAGCGGGCGTTGGAAAATCACCGACAAGGTCGAGGTTTACCCCGGTACCCTGCAGATTGGTCGATACACCATCAGGGACGTTTCCCGCAGCGAGGGCCCGATCCTCGACCTGACCGGCATCCTGATCAACTCCTCCAACGTCGGCATGAGCAAGATCGCCTTCGACATCGGCGGCGAGGCCATCTACCGGGTCATGTCTCAGGTCGGCCTGGGGCAATACACCGGCCTGGGCTTCCCAGGCGAGCGGGTGGGCAACCTGCCTAACCACCGTGAGTGGCGCAAGGCCGAGACCGCGACCCTGTCTTACGGCTATGGCGTGTCGGTGACTGCTCTGCAGCTGGTGCATGCCTACGCGGCGTTGGCCAACGACGGCAAGATGGTGCCGCTGTCGATCCTCAAGGTGGATAAAGCACCGGAGGCCGTTCAGGCGATTCCGAAAGAAACCGCCGAAACCGTCCAGGGCATGCTGCAGCAAGTCATCGAGGCGCCGCGCGGGGTATTCCGTGCCCAGGTGCCGTTCTATCACGTGGGTGGCAAATCGGGTACGGCGCGTAAGGCGACCGTGGGTTCCAAGGGCTACACCGAGAACGCCTACCGCTCGCTGTTCGCAGGCTTCGGCCCGATGAGCGATCCGCGCTACGCCATCGTCGTGGTCATCGACGAACCGAGCAAGGGCGGCTACTTCGGCGGCCTGGTTTCGGCGCCTGTGTTCAGCAAGGTCATGTCCGGCACCCTGCGTTTGATGAACGTGCCGCCAGACAACCTGCCGCCGCCAGCCGCCGCACAACCACAAGTCACTACAGCAGCCGCCAAGGGAGGGCGTGGATAA
- a CDS encoding penicillin-binding protein activator, which translates to MIACLRLLSALCLATLLAACASSPSSSLGELPRTPDASIEQLLEKAASSKSAEDAALLRLSAADLAYKQKDYPRAARILEQVPLDTLKPAQQVFASTLGAELAMSRNQPKAALTALSHPSLQRIAELPAEQQVRTYSVHAVALEADGQALAAAQQRVLLAPLLSGQAASANNDSIWALVAALPAEQLQQPASDPVLAGWASLALAVKTAGTLEQQQAAIDAWRKQHPDHPAAQQLPVALVKLKELASQPLTKIALLLPQEGPLAGVARALRDGFMAAHFQAQQSGQPAPAVQVFDSSRITSLDEFYRQAQAAGVQLVVGPLEKPLVKKLAANAQLPITTLALNYADVGQIAPPQLFQFGLAAEDEAREVSRRARADGMVRAVALVPSGEWGDRVLAAFRKDWESNGGTLLAAERIAQPVALAQQIAELFQLRQSEGRAKSLQSTVGGNIAAQPSRRQDIDFIFLASTPQQAQQIKPTLNFQYAGDVPVYATSNLYSASGDVNQYNDMNGIRFCETPWLLDSSNSLRQQVVQQWPQAAGSLGRLYAMGVDAYSLAPRLGQLKALPDNRVLGLSGSLSMNANQRIERQLPWAEFSGGQVKRLPDTAR; encoded by the coding sequence ATGATCGCTTGCCTGCGGCTGCTCTCAGCCCTCTGCCTCGCTACCCTGCTGGCAGCCTGCGCCAGCTCGCCCTCATCCAGCCTGGGCGAGCTGCCACGCACCCCGGACGCCAGCATCGAGCAACTGCTCGAAAAGGCCGCCTCCAGCAAGTCCGCGGAAGACGCCGCCCTTTTGCGCCTGAGCGCCGCGGACCTGGCGTACAAGCAGAAGGACTACCCGCGCGCCGCACGCATTCTCGAGCAGGTCCCTCTAGACACGCTCAAGCCCGCCCAGCAAGTGTTCGCCAGCACCCTTGGCGCCGAGCTGGCCATGAGCCGCAATCAGCCCAAGGCCGCCCTGACCGCCCTGTCGCACCCCAGCCTGCAGCGCATTGCCGAGCTGCCAGCAGAACAACAGGTGCGCACCTATAGCGTGCACGCCGTTGCCCTCGAAGCCGACGGCCAGGCCCTGGCCGCTGCGCAGCAGCGTGTCCTGCTCGCCCCGCTGCTCAGCGGCCAGGCCGCAAGCGCCAACAACGACTCGATCTGGGCGCTGGTCGCCGCGCTGCCAGCAGAACAACTGCAACAGCCGGCAAGTGACCCCGTCCTGGCCGGCTGGGCCAGCCTGGCCCTGGCCGTGAAAACCGCCGGCACCCTTGAGCAACAGCAAGCTGCCATCGATGCCTGGCGTAAACAGCACCCTGATCACCCAGCCGCCCAGCAACTGCCGGTAGCGCTGGTCAAGCTCAAGGAGCTGGCCAGCCAGCCATTGACCAAGATTGCCCTGCTGCTTCCCCAAGAAGGCCCTTTGGCGGGTGTCGCTCGCGCGCTGCGCGATGGCTTCATGGCCGCTCACTTCCAGGCTCAGCAGTCTGGCCAGCCGGCGCCGGCCGTGCAGGTATTCGACAGCTCGCGCATCACCTCGCTTGACGAGTTCTATCGCCAAGCCCAGGCGGCTGGCGTGCAACTGGTGGTCGGCCCACTGGAAAAACCACTCGTGAAGAAGCTCGCCGCCAATGCGCAGCTGCCGATCACCACGCTCGCGCTGAACTACGCGGACGTCGGCCAGATAGCCCCGCCGCAGCTCTTCCAGTTCGGCCTCGCCGCCGAGGACGAAGCCCGCGAAGTCTCACGTCGCGCCCGCGCCGACGGCATGGTGCGCGCCGTTGCACTGGTACCGAGCGGTGAATGGGGTGACCGTGTGCTCGCCGCCTTCCGCAAAGATTGGGAAAGCAACGGCGGCACCCTGCTGGCCGCCGAGCGCATCGCCCAACCCGTCGCCCTGGCCCAGCAGATTGCCGAGCTGTTCCAACTGCGCCAAAGCGAAGGCCGCGCCAAAAGCCTGCAAAGCACGGTGGGTGGCAACATCGCCGCACAGCCGTCGCGCCGCCAGGACATCGATTTCATCTTCCTCGCCTCGACGCCGCAACAGGCCCAGCAGATCAAGCCGACCCTGAACTTCCAGTACGCTGGCGACGTGCCGGTCTACGCCACCTCGAACCTGTACAGCGCCAGCGGTGACGTCAACCAGTACAACGACATGAACGGCATCCGCTTCTGTGAAACGCCGTGGCTGCTCGACTCCAGCAACAGCCTGCGCCAGCAAGTGGTCCAGCAATGGCCGCAAGCTGCCGGCAGCCTGGGCCGTCTGTACGCCATGGGCGTCGATGCCTACAGCCTGGCACCGCGCCTGGGCCAGCTGAAAGCCCTGCCTGACAACCGCGTACTGGGCCTTTCCGGCAGCCTGAGCATGAACGCCAACCAGCGTATCGAACGCCAGCTGCCATGGGCCGAGTTCTCTGGCGGCCAGGTCAAGCGCCTGCCAGACACCGCCCGTTGA
- a CDS encoding YraN family protein has translation MPDASPTHAGQTAENQALEYLQGQGLQLLTRNWRCKGGELDLVMLDADTVVFVEVRYRLHASFGGALGSIDGRKQKRLVLAASLFLQKEPRWAAHPCRFDVVALQGSHHAGRPLQWLKNAFEC, from the coding sequence ATGCCAGACGCATCGCCCACCCACGCCGGGCAGACAGCCGAAAACCAAGCCCTTGAGTACCTTCAAGGGCAAGGCCTGCAGCTGCTGACGCGCAACTGGCGATGCAAAGGCGGTGAGCTTGATCTGGTCATGCTCGACGCCGATACAGTAGTATTCGTCGAAGTCCGCTACCGGTTGCACGCGAGCTTCGGTGGCGCCCTCGGCAGTATCGACGGGCGCAAGCAGAAACGGCTGGTGCTGGCTGCCAGCCTTTTCCTGCAGAAGGAACCGCGCTGGGCCGCACACCCCTGCCGCTTCGACGTTGTCGCCCTGCAGGGCAGCCACCATGCAGGAAGACCGCTTCAATGGCTGAAAAACGCCTTCGAATGCTGA
- the rsmH gene encoding 16S rRNA (cytosine(1402)-N(4))-methyltransferase RsmH encodes MTIDSGFNHITVLLDEAVEALALRPDGCYLDGTFGRGGHSRLILSKLGPQGRLLGFDKDPQAIATGQALAAEDGRFVIVQRSFAELGSEVAERGMAGKVSGVLLDLGVSSPQLDDPERGFSFLNDGPLDMRMNPGVGVSAAEFIASAPVEEIARVFKEYGEERFSGRMARAVVERREKQPFTRTGDLAEVLKVANPAWEKGKNPATRAFQGLRIHVNNELGDLETGLEAALDSLEVGGRLVVISFHSLEDRIVKLFMRKLVKGEADNLPRNLPVQHKVFEPKIKLIGKAQFASEAELKANPRSRSAVMRVAEKLR; translated from the coding sequence GTGACCATAGATAGCGGCTTCAACCACATTACCGTCCTGCTCGACGAAGCTGTCGAGGCATTGGCCCTGCGCCCCGACGGTTGCTATCTGGACGGCACGTTCGGCCGGGGCGGACACAGTCGGCTGATTCTCAGCAAGCTCGGGCCGCAAGGGCGGCTGCTGGGCTTCGACAAAGATCCACAGGCGATTGCCACAGGGCAAGCGCTGGCGGCCGAAGACGGCCGCTTTGTCATTGTGCAGCGCAGCTTTGCCGAGCTGGGCTCGGAAGTGGCTGAGCGCGGCATGGCCGGCAAGGTCAGCGGTGTGCTGCTCGACCTGGGCGTGTCTTCGCCGCAGCTCGATGACCCGGAGCGTGGCTTCAGCTTCCTCAATGACGGCCCGCTGGACATGCGCATGAACCCAGGCGTTGGGGTCAGTGCTGCCGAATTCATCGCCAGTGCGCCGGTCGAGGAAATCGCCCGCGTCTTCAAGGAATACGGCGAGGAGCGTTTCTCCGGGCGCATGGCGCGTGCGGTAGTGGAGCGCCGTGAAAAGCAGCCGTTCACCCGTACTGGCGACCTTGCCGAAGTGCTCAAGGTAGCCAACCCGGCGTGGGAAAAGGGCAAGAACCCAGCCACTCGTGCCTTCCAGGGCCTGCGTATCCACGTCAACAATGAGCTGGGCGACCTCGAAACCGGTCTTGAGGCGGCCCTCGATTCGCTGGAAGTAGGTGGCCGCCTGGTAGTCATCAGCTTCCACTCGCTCGAAGACCGCATCGTCAAGCTGTTCATGCGCAAGCTGGTCAAGGGCGAGGCAGACAACCTGCCGCGCAACCTGCCAGTACAGCACAAGGTCTTCGAACCCAAGATCAAACTCATCGGCAAGGCGCAGTTTGCTTCCGAAGCCGAGCTCAAAGCCAACCCGCGGTCGCGCAGCGCCGTCATGCGGGTGGCGGAGAAGCTGCGGTGA
- the rsmI gene encoding 16S rRNA (cytidine(1402)-2'-O)-methyltransferase, which translates to MTDVAGASKSTVGTLYVVATPIGNLDDMSARALKVLADVALIAAEDTRHSIRLLQHFGIDTPLAACHEHNERDEGGRFLTKLLAGDNVALVSDAGTPLISDPGYHLVRQARAAGVNVVPVPGACALIAALSAAGLPSDRFIFEGFLPAKTAGRRARLEQVKEEPRTLIFYEAPHRILECLEDMEAVFGAERPALLARELTKTFETLKGLPLAELRAFVAADSNQQRGECVVLVGGWSAPEGEQAISAETQRVLDLLLAELPLKRAAALAAEITGVRKNLLYQLALEKQKAE; encoded by the coding sequence GTGACTGATGTGGCAGGGGCTTCGAAATCCACCGTGGGTACGCTGTATGTGGTCGCAACGCCCATCGGCAACCTCGACGACATGAGCGCCAGGGCGCTGAAGGTGCTGGCGGATGTCGCCCTGATCGCGGCCGAGGACACGCGCCACTCGATCCGTCTGTTGCAGCATTTCGGTATCGACACGCCGCTGGCGGCCTGTCACGAGCACAATGAGCGTGACGAGGGCGGGCGTTTCCTGACCAAGTTGCTGGCCGGCGACAACGTGGCGCTGGTTTCTGACGCTGGCACACCGTTGATTTCCGACCCCGGCTACCACCTGGTGCGCCAGGCGCGTGCGGCGGGTGTGAATGTTGTGCCGGTGCCGGGTGCGTGCGCGCTGATCGCCGCGCTCTCGGCGGCGGGCCTGCCCTCCGACCGTTTCATCTTCGAAGGCTTCCTGCCAGCCAAGACGGCGGGGCGCCGGGCGCGGCTGGAGCAGGTAAAGGAAGAACCGCGGACCTTGATTTTCTATGAGGCCCCTCACCGTATCCTCGAGTGCCTGGAGGACATGGAGGCCGTGTTCGGTGCAGAGCGCCCGGCGCTGCTGGCGCGCGAGCTGACCAAGACTTTCGAGACCCTCAAGGGCCTGCCCTTGGCCGAATTGCGGGCGTTTGTCGCGGCCGACAGCAATCAGCAGCGCGGTGAATGCGTGGTACTGGTCGGTGGCTGGAGCGCGCCTGAGGGCGAGCAGGCGATCAGTGCCGAGACACAGCGGGTACTGGACTTGCTGTTGGCCGAGTTGCCGCTCAAGCGTGCGGCGGCACTTGCGGCGGAAATTACCGGTGTACGCAAGAACCTGTTGTATCAACTTGCCCTGGAAAAACAGAAAGCAGAGTAG
- the ftsL gene encoding cell division protein FtsL translates to MSRLFAKPLPGGSFLMLLLFVGVLVSAIAVSYSAHWNRQLLNTLYGELSERDKAQAEWGRLILEQSTWTAHSRIESLAAEQLKMRIPAADEVRMVAP, encoded by the coding sequence GTGAGCAGGCTGTTTGCCAAGCCATTGCCAGGCGGAAGCTTCCTGATGCTTCTGCTGTTCGTCGGCGTTCTGGTTTCGGCCATCGCCGTGTCCTACAGCGCCCACTGGAACCGTCAGTTGCTCAATACCCTGTATGGCGAGTTGAGCGAGCGCGACAAGGCTCAGGCCGAATGGGGGCGTTTGATCCTGGAACAGAGCACCTGGACTGCGCACAGCCGTATCGAGAGCCTGGCCGCCGAGCAATTGAAGATGCGCATCCCTGCGGCTGACGAAGTGCGGATGGTGGCGCCATGA
- a CDS encoding UDP-N-acetylmuramoyl-L-alanyl-D-glutamate--2,6-diaminopimelate ligase, translating into MTMPLSKLFAQASRDPLIRELTLDSRAVRPGDLFLAVPGAKVDGRDHIADALARGAAAVAYEEQGATVLPITDMPLIPVKGLIAQLSDIAGRFYGEPSRQLNLVGVTGTNGKTSVTQLVAQALDVLGQRCGLIGTLGTGFYGELQSGRLTTPDPIAVQSTLYDLKKGGAKAVAMEVSSHALEQGRVAALEFDIAVMTNLSRDHLDYHGSMEAYEAAKAKLFAWRSLRCQVVNLDDDFGRRLAMAYARRPSADHLQTRLLSYSLENPEASLFCREARFDDDGVRAILVTAQGERTLRSQLLGRFNLSNMLAAVATLLALDYSLDEILKVTPQLQGPVGRMQRLGGGSKPLVVVDYAHTPDALEKVLEALRPHAHGKLLCLFGCGGDRDRGKRPLMAEVAERLADRVLVTDDNPRSEDPLRIFDDIRPGFAKPDSVEFVAGRGAAIAHLIATAGADDVIVLAGKGHEDYQEIRGERHDFSDLVEAEKALAAWGAPHA; encoded by the coding sequence ATGACAATGCCATTGAGCAAGCTTTTCGCCCAAGCCAGCCGCGATCCGCTGATCCGTGAGCTGACCCTGGACAGCCGAGCCGTGCGTCCGGGTGACCTGTTCCTGGCGGTGCCGGGTGCCAAGGTCGATGGTCGCGACCATATCGCCGATGCCCTGGCCCGTGGCGCTGCCGCGGTTGCCTACGAAGAGCAGGGCGCAACCGTACTGCCGATTACCGACATGCCGCTGATTCCGGTCAAAGGCCTGATCGCCCAGCTGTCGGATATCGCCGGTCGCTTCTATGGCGAGCCGAGCCGTCAGTTGAACCTGGTCGGGGTTACCGGCACCAACGGCAAGACCAGCGTCACTCAACTGGTGGCGCAGGCGCTTGACGTGCTTGGCCAGCGTTGCGGCCTGATCGGCACACTGGGTACCGGCTTCTACGGTGAGCTGCAGAGCGGCCGCCTGACGACGCCGGACCCGATCGCAGTGCAGTCGACACTCTACGACCTGAAAAAGGGCGGCGCCAAGGCCGTGGCGATGGAGGTTTCCTCGCATGCCCTGGAGCAGGGCCGTGTCGCTGCGCTGGAGTTCGACATCGCGGTGATGACCAACCTGTCCCGTGATCATCTGGACTACCACGGCAGCATGGAGGCCTATGAGGCCGCCAAGGCCAAGCTGTTCGCCTGGCGCAGCCTGCGTTGCCAGGTGGTCAACCTGGATGATGATTTTGGGCGCCGCCTGGCGATGGCGTATGCCCGTCGTCCGAGTGCCGATCATCTCCAGACCCGGCTGCTCAGCTATAGCCTGGAAAACCCGGAGGCCTCGCTGTTTTGCCGTGAAGCCAGGTTCGATGACGATGGCGTGCGCGCCATCCTCGTCACCGCCCAAGGTGAGCGTACCTTGCGCAGCCAGCTGCTTGGCCGCTTCAACCTGAGCAACATGCTCGCGGCCGTTGCAACGCTGCTCGCCCTGGATTATTCGCTGGACGAAATCCTCAAGGTCACCCCGCAGCTGCAAGGGCCGGTTGGCCGCATGCAGCGCCTTGGCGGTGGCAGCAAGCCGCTGGTGGTGGTCGATTACGCCCACACCCCGGATGCCCTGGAAAAAGTGCTCGAGGCCCTGCGCCCGCACGCGCACGGCAAGCTGCTGTGCTTGTTCGGCTGTGGCGGCGACCGTGATCGTGGCAAGCGCCCGCTGATGGCCGAGGTCGCCGAACGCCTGGCCGACCGCGTGCTGGTCACCGATGACAACCCGCGCAGCGAAGACCCGCTGCGGATCTTCGACGATATCCGCCCGGGTTTTGCCAAGCCAGACAGCGTCGAATTCGTCGCAGGCCGCGGCGCGGCCATTGCCCACCTGATTGCCACCGCCGGCGCAGATGACGTCATCGTCCTGGCCGGCAAGGGCCACGAGGATTACCAGGAGATTCGCGGCGAGCGCCACGATTTCTCCGATCTGGTCGAAGCCGAGAAGGCACTTGCAGCCTGGGGGGCTCCACATGCTTAA
- a CDS encoding UDP-N-acetylmuramoyl-tripeptide--D-alanyl-D-alanine ligase, translating into MLKPMTLSQLTTALSARLVSADASFSGVSIDSRSVAAGQLFVALTGPRFDGHDYLADVQAKGAVAALVEREVADVDLPQLLVEDCRVALGQLGALNRAAFDKPVVAITGSSGKTTVKEMLASILRTRGLVHATRGNLNNDLGAPLTLLEIAPEHSAAVIELGASRLGEIRYTVGLTRPQVVIINNAGTAHVGEFGGPEKIVEAKGEILEGLGEGGTAILNLDDKAFGIWQKRAGEHPVITFALSNTQADFHASEIGRDARGCPSFTLHGPDGSVPVQLNVLGTHNVSNALAAAAAAHAVGLSLSGIAAGLNAVQPVKGRTVAQLAPNGVRVIDDSYNANPTSMCAAIDILAGFSGRTVLVLGDIGELGQWAEEGHRQVGDYARGKVHALYAVGTNMTHAVAAFGANGRHFATQAELIDAVRVENASDTTILIKGSRSAAMENVVAALCGSSGEKH; encoded by the coding sequence ATGCTTAAGCCCATGACACTCAGCCAGCTGACCACAGCACTGAGTGCTCGCCTGGTCAGCGCCGACGCCAGCTTCAGCGGCGTCAGCATCGACAGCCGCAGCGTCGCAGCCGGGCAACTGTTCGTCGCCCTGACAGGCCCGCGTTTCGATGGTCACGATTACCTGGCTGACGTGCAGGCCAAAGGCGCTGTGGCGGCGTTGGTCGAGCGTGAAGTGGCTGATGTCGACCTGCCACAGCTGTTGGTCGAGGATTGCCGTGTCGCGCTGGGTCAGTTGGGTGCTTTGAATCGCGCCGCTTTCGACAAGCCGGTCGTGGCCATCACCGGCTCCAGCGGCAAGACCACGGTCAAGGAAATGCTGGCCAGCATCCTGCGTACCCGTGGCCTGGTGCATGCCACCCGTGGCAACCTGAACAATGACCTCGGTGCCCCGCTGACCCTGCTGGAAATCGCCCCGGAGCACAGCGCGGCGGTGATCGAGCTCGGCGCTTCGCGCCTTGGCGAAATCCGCTACACCGTCGGCCTGACCCGGCCTCAGGTGGTGATCATCAATAACGCCGGTACTGCCCATGTGGGGGAGTTTGGCGGCCCGGAAAAAATCGTCGAGGCCAAAGGCGAAATCCTTGAGGGCCTGGGCGAGGGCGGCACGGCCATCCTCAACCTGGACGACAAGGCCTTTGGCATCTGGCAGAAGCGCGCTGGCGAGCACCCTGTCATCACGTTCGCCTTAAGCAACACGCAGGCAGATTTCCACGCCAGCGAAATCGGTCGCGATGCCCGTGGTTGCCCGTCGTTCACCTTGCATGGCCCGGATGGCTCGGTCCCGGTGCAGTTGAATGTGCTGGGTACCCACAACGTCAGCAACGCCCTGGCCGCTGCCGCCGCTGCGCATGCCGTCGGTCTGAGCCTGAGTGGCATTGCCGCCGGCCTGAATGCCGTGCAACCGGTCAAGGGCCGTACCGTGGCGCAACTTGCGCCGAACGGTGTGCGGGTCATCGATGACAGTTACAACGCAAATCCCACCTCGATGTGCGCGGCCATTGATATACTCGCCGGCTTTTCCGGCCGCACCGTCCTGGTGCTCGGGGATATCGGCGAACTGGGTCAATGGGCGGAAGAAGGCCACCGTCAGGTGGGTGACTACGCGCGTGGCAAGGTCCATGCCCTGTACGCAGTGGGTACCAACATGACACACGCGGTCGCGGCGTTCGGCGCCAATGGCCGTCATTTCGCTACTCAAGCTGAGCTGATCGATGCGGTTCGCGTCGAAAATGCCAGCGACACCACTATTTTGATCAAGGGCTCGCGTAGCGCTGCGATGGAAAACGTCGTGGCGGCTTTGTGTGGTTCAAGCGGGGAGAAACATTAA
- a CDS encoding phosphoheptose isomerase, with amino-acid sequence MDMQSRIRRLFQASIDTKQQAMDILAPHIEQASLVMVNALLNEGKMLACGNGGSAGDAQHFSSELLNRFERERPSLPAIALTTDSSTLTSIANDYSYNEVFSKQIRALGQPGDVLLAISTSGNSANVIQAIQAAHDREMIVVALTGRDGGGMASLLLPEDVEIRVPSTVTARIQEVHLLAIHCLCDLIDSQLFGSEE; translated from the coding sequence ATGGACATGCAATCCCGAATTCGCCGGCTGTTCCAGGCCAGCATCGATACCAAGCAACAGGCAATGGACATCCTGGCACCGCACATCGAGCAGGCCAGCCTGGTCATGGTCAATGCGCTTCTCAACGAGGGCAAGATGCTCGCTTGCGGCAATGGCGGCTCGGCCGGCGATGCCCAGCACTTCTCCTCGGAGCTGCTCAACCGCTTCGAGCGCGAGCGCCCGAGCCTGCCGGCCATCGCATTGACGACCGACAGCTCGACGCTGACCTCGATCGCCAATGACTACAGCTACAACGAAGTCTTTTCCAAGCAGATCCGCGCCCTGGGCCAGCCCGGCGATGTACTGCTGGCGATTTCCACCAGCGGCAACTCGGCCAACGTGATTCAAGCGATCCAGGCCGCACATGATCGCGAAATGATTGTCGTAGCATTGACCGGACGTGACGGCGGCGGCATGGCTTCGCTGCTGCTGCCCGAGGACGTGGAGATCCGCGTGCCCTCGACGGTCACTGCACGTATCCAGGAAGTCCACCTGCTGGCGATCCACTGCCTGTGCGATCTGATCGACAGCCAACTGTTCGGGAGTGAAGAATGA
- the mraZ gene encoding division/cell wall cluster transcriptional repressor MraZ, which produces MFRGANAVSLDAKGRLAMPSRYRDELDSRCNGQLIVTIDAVDPCLCVYPLDEWEQIEAKLRALPSLREENRRLQRLLIGNAVDLELDGSGRFLVPPRLREYAKLDKKAMLVGQLNKFQLWDEDAWNAVSAADLAAIQQPGAMPDELRDLIL; this is translated from the coding sequence GTGTTCCGCGGAGCCAACGCCGTCAGCCTCGATGCCAAAGGCCGTCTCGCCATGCCGAGCCGGTACCGCGACGAGCTCGATTCGCGTTGCAATGGTCAGCTGATCGTGACCATTGATGCTGTAGACCCCTGCTTGTGTGTCTACCCCCTCGATGAGTGGGAACAGATAGAAGCCAAGTTGCGTGCCTTGCCGTCATTGCGTGAGGAAAACCGTCGCCTGCAGCGTTTGCTGATCGGCAATGCGGTGGACCTGGAGCTCGATGGCAGTGGGCGTTTCCTGGTTCCGCCCCGTCTGCGTGAGTACGCCAAGCTCGACAAGAAGGCGATGCTGGTGGGGCAACTGAACAAATTCCAGCTGTGGGATGAAGATGCCTGGAACGCGGTTTCGGCAGCCGACCTTGCAGCTATTCAACAACCGGGCGCCATGCCCGACGAATTGCGTGACCTGATCCTGTGA